Proteins from a single region of Sphingopyxis sp. BSN-002:
- the rimO gene encoding 30S ribosomal protein S12 methylthiotransferase RimO: MTVKTLPTQPKVGMVSLGCPKALVDSERILTKLRADGYGLSPDYAGADVVLVNTCGFLDSAKEESLEAIGEAMAENGRVIVTGCMGNEAEVIRARFPNVLAVTGAHQYEQVVDAVHDAAPPTQGPFIDLVPEGGLKLTPRHYSYLKISEGCNHSCSFCIIPDLRGKLVSRRIDAVLREAEKLVAAGTKELLVISQDTSAYGVDIKHDPRQWHGREVRAHMTDLARELGQLRTSEGRAPWTRLHYVYPYPHVDAVIPLMAEGLLTPYLDIPFQHASPSVLKRMKRPANEAKVLERLKAWRAIAPDISIRSSFVVGFPGETEADFQYLLDWLDEAQLDRVGAFRFEPVAGAQANALDNPVPEEVKEERYQRIMAKTAAISAAKLEAKIGRTLPVIIDEVGEADDDGSIGATGRSQADAPEIDGHVYLRDVAATLKAGDIVDVEIEDADEHDLFGVVTA; encoded by the coding sequence ATGACAGTCAAAACCCTCCCCACCCAGCCGAAGGTCGGCATGGTTTCGCTCGGCTGCCCGAAGGCGCTCGTCGACAGCGAACGGATTCTCACCAAGCTGCGCGCCGACGGCTATGGCCTCTCGCCCGACTATGCGGGCGCCGACGTCGTGCTCGTCAACACCTGCGGCTTCCTCGATTCCGCCAAGGAAGAAAGCCTCGAAGCGATCGGCGAAGCGATGGCCGAGAACGGCCGCGTCATCGTCACCGGCTGCATGGGCAACGAGGCCGAGGTCATCCGCGCGCGTTTCCCGAACGTCCTCGCGGTCACCGGCGCGCATCAGTATGAGCAGGTCGTCGACGCCGTCCATGATGCCGCGCCGCCGACGCAAGGCCCCTTCATCGACCTCGTCCCCGAGGGCGGGCTGAAGCTGACCCCGCGCCATTACAGCTATCTGAAGATCAGCGAAGGCTGCAACCACAGCTGCTCCTTCTGCATCATCCCCGACCTGCGCGGCAAACTCGTCAGCCGCCGCATCGACGCGGTACTGCGCGAGGCCGAAAAGCTCGTCGCTGCGGGCACGAAGGAACTGCTGGTGATCAGCCAGGACACCTCGGCCTATGGTGTCGATATCAAGCACGACCCGCGCCAGTGGCACGGCCGCGAGGTGCGCGCGCATATGACCGACCTCGCCCGCGAACTCGGCCAACTCCGTACCAGCGAAGGCCGCGCGCCGTGGACGCGCCTTCACTATGTCTATCCGTACCCGCACGTTGACGCTGTCATCCCGCTGATGGCCGAAGGGCTGCTGACGCCCTACCTCGACATCCCCTTCCAGCACGCAAGCCCGAGCGTCCTCAAGCGCATGAAGCGCCCCGCGAACGAGGCGAAGGTGCTCGAACGGCTGAAGGCGTGGCGCGCGATCGCCCCCGACATCTCTATACGCTCGAGCTTCGTTGTCGGCTTCCCCGGCGAGACCGAAGCGGATTTCCAGTATCTCCTCGACTGGCTCGACGAAGCGCAGCTCGACCGCGTCGGCGCCTTCCGCTTCGAACCCGTCGCGGGCGCGCAGGCCAATGCGCTCGACAATCCGGTGCCCGAAGAGGTCAAGGAAGAGCGCTACCAGCGCATCATGGCCAAAACCGCCGCGATCAGCGCGGCGAAGCTTGAGGCCAAGATCGGCCGCACGCTCCCCGTGATCATCGACGAAGTTGGCGAAGCCGACGACGACGGCAGCATCGGCGCCACCGGCCGCAGCCAGGCCGACGCGCCGGAGATCGACGGCCATGTCTATCTGCGTGACGTCGCGGCGACGCTGAAAGCGGGCGATATCGTCGACGTCGAGATCGAGGATGCCGACGAGCACGACCTGTTCGGGGTCGTGACCGCCTGA
- a CDS encoding alpha/beta hydrolase — translation MPRDVPLPEGLKPPSKLATLGEFALPFDMIRFGLGGYHLIGAPGGDGRPIALLPGYGASELSMRPLEAYLRHLGYHVRDWGMGRNNGRVAADVERFAAQAIEWVKTGGAPLTLIGWSLGGVIARETARAYPHLVREIITMGTPIIGGPKYTALAQRFAGRDFDAIEREIHARNLKGLTQPLTVIYSDRDGIVGPDIAVDIYNPQARNIKVDVTHLGLGIAPRVWRIIADTLAGVTKPEK, via the coding sequence ATGCCCCGCGACGTTCCGCTTCCTGAAGGGCTGAAACCGCCGAGCAAGCTCGCGACGCTCGGCGAGTTCGCGCTGCCGTTCGACATGATCCGCTTCGGCCTTGGCGGCTATCATCTGATCGGCGCGCCGGGCGGCGACGGGCGCCCGATTGCCCTCCTCCCCGGCTATGGCGCGAGCGAGCTGTCGATGCGGCCGCTGGAGGCGTATCTGCGTCATCTCGGCTATCACGTCCGCGACTGGGGCATGGGCCGCAACAACGGCCGCGTCGCCGCCGATGTCGAACGCTTCGCGGCGCAAGCCATCGAATGGGTAAAGACCGGCGGCGCGCCGCTGACGCTGATCGGCTGGAGCCTCGGCGGGGTGATCGCACGCGAAACCGCTCGCGCCTATCCGCATCTCGTCCGCGAGATCATCACGATGGGCACGCCCATAATAGGCGGCCCCAAATATACCGCGCTCGCGCAGCGCTTCGCGGGGCGCGATTTCGACGCCATCGAGCGCGAGATCCATGCGCGCAACCTCAAGGGTCTGACCCAGCCTCTCACGGTTATCTATTCCGACCGCGACGGCATCGTCGGCCCCGATATCGCGGTCGACATCTACAACCCGCAGGCCCGCAACATAAAGGTCGACGTCACCCACCTCGGCCTCGGCATCGCCCCGCGGGTGTGGCGGATCATCGCGGACACATTGGCAGGCGTGACAAAGCCCGAAAAATAG
- a CDS encoding DUF423 domain-containing protein has product MIGVLAAVSAAMAVAAGAFGAHGAAGPQEAEWLRTGGMYQLVHAVAALAIMGFARGPAITLLIGGAIFSITLYAMALGAPKWFGAITPIGGTLLIVGWLWAAWLYWRA; this is encoded by the coding sequence GTGATCGGCGTATTGGCGGCAGTTTCGGCGGCGATGGCGGTGGCGGCGGGCGCGTTCGGCGCGCATGGCGCCGCGGGGCCGCAGGAGGCCGAATGGCTGCGCACTGGCGGGATGTACCAGCTCGTTCACGCGGTCGCAGCGCTCGCGATCATGGGCTTCGCACGCGGCCCGGCGATCACCTTGCTGATCGGCGGTGCGATCTTCTCGATCACGCTCTATGCGATGGCGCTGGGCGCGCCGAAATGGTTCGGCGCGATCACGCCGATCGGCGGCACCTTGCTGATCGTGGGCTGGCTCTGGGCTGCCTGGCTTTACTGGCGCGCCTAA
- a CDS encoding potassium channel family protein, with protein sequence MSKKRNPKLSLQSGFHTLRRAAKWPIWADLTARLGLAFFLIAIVVLVHWIDRAGLKDSHDGQISFLDVVYFTMISVTTTGFGDIAPVSDRSRLIEAVIVTPIRIAVLFIFVGTAYQFAIKRTWDKWRMARIQAKLTDHYVVLGYGTSGAEAVRELIARGTDPSCIVVIDQARNRINAAEAAGCNVLEGDASNDDTLVDVRIAEAHSVLVSAGRDDTSILIVLTVRHLAPHVPISVVIRAQDNELLARQAGANNVINPVSFTGLLLAGSAQGAHVADYMADLAAVGGKVQLRERKVSAEEIGRSLDQLASGGRGLRIYRAGKPYGFWEPEVQKLEPGDMIVEVINCETCEAD encoded by the coding sequence ATGAGCAAGAAACGCAACCCCAAGCTCTCGCTCCAGAGCGGCTTTCACACCCTCCGTCGCGCCGCGAAATGGCCGATCTGGGCCGACCTCACCGCGCGGCTTGGCCTCGCCTTCTTCCTGATCGCGATCGTCGTACTCGTCCACTGGATCGACCGCGCGGGCCTCAAGGACAGTCACGACGGCCAGATAAGCTTTCTCGATGTCGTCTATTTCACGATGATTTCGGTCACCACGACGGGCTTCGGCGACATCGCGCCAGTGTCCGACCGCTCGCGACTGATCGAGGCGGTGATCGTCACCCCGATCCGCATTGCGGTGCTCTTCATCTTCGTCGGCACCGCCTATCAATTCGCAATCAAGCGCACATGGGATAAATGGCGTATGGCCCGCATTCAGGCAAAGCTCACCGACCATTATGTCGTCCTCGGCTATGGGACCAGCGGCGCGGAAGCCGTCCGCGAACTGATCGCGCGCGGCACCGATCCGTCGTGCATCGTCGTCATCGATCAGGCGCGAAACCGCATCAACGCGGCGGAAGCCGCAGGCTGCAACGTGCTGGAGGGCGATGCGTCGAACGACGACACGCTCGTCGACGTGCGGATCGCCGAGGCGCATTCTGTGCTCGTCTCGGCGGGGCGCGACGACACCTCGATCCTGATCGTGCTCACCGTCCGCCACCTCGCGCCGCATGTACCGATCAGCGTCGTCATCCGCGCGCAGGACAATGAATTGCTCGCGCGGCAAGCGGGTGCGAACAATGTCATCAACCCGGTCAGCTTCACCGGCCTGCTTCTCGCCGGATCGGCGCAGGGCGCGCATGTCGCCGACTATATGGCAGACCTCGCGGCGGTCGGCGGCAAGGTGCAGCTGCGCGAACGCAAGGTCAGTGCCGAGGAGATCGGCCGCAGCCTCGACCAGCTAGCGAGCGGCGGGCGTGGTCTCCGCATCTACCGTGCCGGCAAACCCTATGGCTTCTGGGAACCCGAAGTGCAGAAGCTCGAACCCGGCGACATGATCGTCGAGGTCATCAACTGCGAAACGTGCGAAGCCGATTAG
- a CDS encoding M23 family metallopeptidase, with amino-acid sequence MGPSRYFLLLASSATLAGCIPASTAPAPRPAAPQSANQPVASDYERQSVGVVGGDAQPTWTLKPVATNARQVTATSYTVRPGDTLRSIGEMSGAGSEAIAMENDLAAPYTLRAGQQLRIPAGLYHRVAAGETGIGIARAYGVDWGEVITVNALSEPYILRVGQRLRLPGHAVPQPPATVDLASRAKAFRLDIDDIATGSQPALGPKGAAAVASAAPRKPVTTAIATPAAFTGRFVWPLTGKIIGKFGPLAPGKVNDGINIAAPKGTPIHATANGVVAYAGDQIAVYGGLILIDHGSGWVSAYGHAGQIDVRRGQAVKAGDVIGLSGASGQVQTPQLHFQLRKNRTPVDPLKQLPAR; translated from the coding sequence ATGGGGCCGTCACGATATTTTCTACTGCTTGCGTCCAGCGCTACGCTGGCGGGCTGCATTCCCGCTTCGACCGCGCCGGCGCCCCGCCCCGCCGCGCCGCAATCAGCGAACCAACCGGTCGCATCCGACTATGAGCGCCAGTCGGTCGGGGTCGTCGGCGGAGATGCACAGCCGACCTGGACGCTGAAACCCGTCGCGACCAACGCAAGGCAAGTGACCGCGACCAGCTACACCGTGCGCCCCGGCGACACGCTCCGCTCGATCGGCGAGATGAGCGGCGCCGGTTCCGAAGCGATCGCGATGGAGAACGACCTCGCGGCGCCGTACACGCTCCGCGCCGGACAGCAGCTCCGCATTCCCGCCGGGCTCTATCACCGCGTTGCGGCAGGCGAGACCGGGATCGGCATCGCGCGCGCCTATGGCGTCGACTGGGGCGAGGTGATTACGGTCAACGCGCTCAGCGAGCCCTATATCCTGCGCGTCGGCCAGCGACTGCGCCTGCCGGGCCATGCGGTGCCGCAGCCTCCCGCAACCGTCGACCTCGCCTCGCGCGCCAAAGCCTTCCGGCTCGACATCGACGATATCGCGACCGGCAGCCAGCCGGCGCTCGGGCCGAAGGGCGCCGCCGCGGTCGCCAGCGCCGCGCCCCGAAAGCCGGTGACGACGGCCATCGCCACGCCTGCGGCCTTTACCGGCCGCTTCGTCTGGCCGCTCACGGGCAAGATCATCGGCAAGTTCGGCCCGCTCGCGCCGGGGAAGGTCAACGACGGAATCAACATCGCCGCGCCGAAGGGTACGCCGATCCATGCCACCGCGAACGGCGTCGTCGCCTATGCCGGCGACCAGATCGCCGTCTATGGCGGGCTGATCCTGATCGACCATGGCAGCGGCTGGGTCAGCGCCTATGGCCACGCCGGGCAGATCGACGTCCGGCGCGGACAGGCGGTGAAGGCGGGCGACGTGATCGGCCTGTCGGGCGCGAGCGGTCAGGTGCAGACCCCGCAGCTCCATTTCCAGCTCCGCAAGAACCGCACCCCGGTCGACCCGCTGAAACAGTTGCCTGCGCGATGA
- the surE gene encoding 5'/3'-nucleotidase SurE — protein MRILLTNDDGYHAPGMAVLEAIARELSDDIWVCAPAEEQSGAGHSLTLSRPVRIRQHGERRWSCSGTPTDSVMMAIGKLMPEKPDLILSGVNRGANLGDDITYSGTVSAAIEGALAGIRSIALSQVYAKEGMGDSVPFEAAEVWGAKVLRPLLDMAMPPRTLINVNFPAIPAAEVQGIRVTRQGFHDYGRGSIVEGTDPRGYRYYWFGLHGIEHSLGHDSDLEAIDDNHISVTPLQLDLTHDASLASLRGAYAEEKAG, from the coding sequence ATGCGCATCCTGCTTACCAACGACGACGGCTATCACGCCCCCGGCATGGCCGTGCTCGAAGCGATCGCGCGCGAGCTTTCGGACGATATCTGGGTCTGCGCACCCGCCGAGGAACAGTCGGGCGCCGGCCACTCGCTCACCCTCTCGCGCCCGGTGCGCATCCGTCAGCATGGCGAGCGGCGCTGGTCGTGCAGCGGCACGCCGACCGATTCGGTGATGATGGCGATCGGCAAGCTGATGCCCGAAAAGCCCGACCTGATCCTGTCGGGCGTCAATCGCGGTGCGAATCTCGGCGACGACATCACCTATTCGGGCACCGTATCGGCGGCGATCGAGGGCGCGCTTGCCGGCATCCGCTCGATCGCGCTCAGCCAGGTTTATGCAAAGGAAGGCATGGGCGACAGCGTCCCCTTCGAGGCTGCCGAAGTCTGGGGCGCGAAGGTGCTACGCCCGCTGCTCGACATGGCGATGCCGCCGCGCACACTGATCAACGTCAACTTTCCCGCGATTCCCGCCGCCGAGGTGCAGGGCATCCGCGTCACGCGGCAGGGATTCCACGACTATGGCCGAGGCTCGATCGTCGAGGGCACCGATCCGCGCGGCTATCGCTATTACTGGTTCGGGCTCCACGGCATCGAGCACAGCCTCGGCCACGACAGCGACCTCGAGGCGATCGACGACAACCATATCTCGGTCACTCCGCTCCAGCTCGACCTGACACACGATGCCTCGCTCGCATCGCTGCGCGGCGCCTATGCGGAGGAAAAGGCCGGCTAG
- the serS gene encoding serine--tRNA ligase, giving the protein MHDIRLIRDNPEAFDAGLARRGLAPLSAQIVAADASLRALQTEIQGSLARRNEASKLIGRAMAQGDKDKAEALKAEVAGLKASLPAKEEAEREQLAALQDILAALPNIPAADVPDGEDEEGNVEISRWGTPRTFDFTPQEHADFAPALGLDFETAAKMSGARFAFLKGQMARLERAIGQFMLDMQTGEPGYVECATPLMVRDEAAFGTTQLPKFREDLFQTTDGRWLISTSEMSLTNAVREEILPEGELPIRMTALTPCFRSEAGSAGRDTRGYIRQHQFWKVELVSIVRPEDSDAELERKTRAAEKILEALELPYRKMLLCSGDMGFAARKTYDLEVWLPGQDSYREISSCSNCGDFQARRMNTRFRREEAKGNEFVHTLNGSGLAVGRTLVAILENYQQADGSVTIPAALLPYMGGITKLEPAA; this is encoded by the coding sequence ATGCACGATATCCGCCTGATCCGGGATAATCCCGAAGCATTCGACGCTGGCCTCGCGCGCCGTGGCCTCGCCCCCCTGTCCGCACAAATTGTGGCGGCAGACGCATCGCTTCGCGCCCTGCAGACCGAGATTCAGGGCTCGCTCGCGCGCCGGAACGAAGCCTCGAAACTGATCGGCCGGGCGATGGCGCAGGGCGACAAGGACAAGGCCGAAGCGCTGAAGGCCGAGGTCGCCGGGCTCAAGGCCAGCCTTCCCGCAAAGGAAGAGGCCGAACGCGAACAACTCGCCGCGTTGCAGGACATCCTTGCCGCGCTCCCGAACATTCCGGCCGCCGACGTTCCCGATGGCGAGGATGAGGAAGGCAATGTCGAGATTTCGCGCTGGGGAACCCCGCGGACGTTCGACTTCACTCCGCAGGAGCATGCCGATTTCGCTCCGGCGCTCGGTCTCGACTTCGAGACCGCAGCAAAAATGTCGGGCGCACGCTTCGCCTTCCTGAAAGGCCAGATGGCGCGGCTCGAACGCGCGATCGGCCAGTTCATGCTCGACATGCAGACCGGCGAGCCCGGCTATGTCGAATGCGCGACGCCGTTGATGGTCCGCGATGAAGCCGCGTTCGGCACAACCCAGCTGCCGAAATTCCGCGAGGACCTGTTTCAGACCACCGACGGGCGCTGGCTCATCTCGACCTCCGAGATGAGCCTGACCAATGCGGTGCGCGAGGAAATCCTGCCCGAGGGCGAGCTGCCGATCCGGATGACCGCGCTCACCCCCTGCTTCCGTTCCGAAGCCGGCTCGGCTGGTCGCGACACGCGCGGTTATATACGCCAGCACCAGTTCTGGAAGGTCGAGCTCGTTTCGATCGTCCGTCCCGAGGACAGCGATGCCGAACTCGAACGCAAGACAAGAGCCGCCGAGAAGATACTGGAAGCCCTCGAACTTCCCTATCGCAAGATGTTGCTGTGCAGCGGCGACATGGGCTTTGCCGCACGCAAGACCTACGACCTCGAAGTCTGGCTGCCGGGACAGGACAGCTACCGGGAGATTTCGAGCTGCTCGAACTGCGGCGACTTCCAAGCGCGCCGCATGAACACGCGTTTCCGCCGCGAAGAGGCAAAGGGCAACGAGTTCGTCCACACGCTGAACGGATCGGGTTTGGCAGTGGGTCGAACGCTGGTCGCGATCCTCGAGAATTATCAGCAGGCCGACGGCAGCGTCACGATCCCGGCCGCCTTGCTGCCCTATATGGGCGGCATCACGAAACTGGAACCCGCGGCCTGA
- a CDS encoding SRPBCC domain-containing protein — protein sequence MSNETELNISRLIKASPAVVWDAWSDPVKLAQWWIPAPIECRVDTLDLRPGGGFVTRMREEGAADFQPHVDGCFLEAIPERKLVFTTVMTEGWQPVEPWLALTAILTFEPQEGGTLYAARVLHKSPEDSAKHDEMGFYEGWGTAIGQLARLVER from the coding sequence GTGAGCAACGAAACCGAACTCAATATCTCCCGCCTGATCAAGGCATCGCCCGCGGTGGTATGGGATGCCTGGAGCGATCCAGTGAAACTGGCACAGTGGTGGATTCCCGCGCCGATCGAATGCCGCGTCGACACGCTCGACCTGCGCCCCGGCGGCGGCTTCGTCACGCGGATGCGCGAGGAAGGCGCGGCCGACTTTCAGCCACATGTCGACGGCTGTTTCCTCGAAGCGATCCCCGAGCGGAAACTGGTTTTCACGACGGTGATGACCGAAGGCTGGCAGCCCGTCGAACCCTGGCTCGCGCTGACCGCGATCCTGACCTTCGAACCACAGGAGGGCGGCACGCTCTATGCAGCGCGGGTGCTGCACAAGAGCCCCGAGGACAGCGCCAAGCATGACGAGATGGGCTTTTACGAGGGCTGGGGTACCGCGATCGGCCAGCTCGCCAGGCTCGTCGAACGCTAA
- a CDS encoding metalloregulator ArsR/SmtB family transcription factor, whose amino-acid sequence MVNQHSLDTVFHALADPTRRAVISRLLKSPAPVTRLAEPFEMGLPAFLKHLTVLEGSGLIRSEKQGRVRTCHINEERLAAAEGWLAEQRAVWAGRTDRLAAFVESQNPQEKKP is encoded by the coding sequence ATGGTGAACCAACACAGCCTCGACACGGTCTTTCACGCGCTCGCCGATCCGACACGGCGCGCGGTGATCAGCCGCCTCCTCAAAAGCCCCGCCCCGGTGACGCGGCTCGCCGAGCCCTTCGAAATGGGCCTCCCCGCCTTTCTGAAACATCTGACGGTGCTCGAAGGTTCGGGGCTGATCCGGTCCGAAAAACAGGGCCGCGTGCGAACTTGCCATATCAACGAAGAACGGCTCGCCGCCGCCGAGGGATGGCTTGCAGAGCAACGCGCGGTCTGGGCCGGCCGGACCGACCGGCTCGCCGCCTTCGTCGAATCGCAAAACCCTCAGGAGAAAAAGCCGTGA
- the dksA gene encoding RNA polymerase-binding protein DksA — MPTQIADVGADALLEAKSNLDSDYVPSDDEEFMNERQQDYFRGLLLAWKKSILSESESTLAHLQDGPLREPDLADRASSETDWAIELRTRDRQRKLIAKIDSAIRRIDEGEYGYCAVTGEPISLARLQARPIATMTLEAQERHERNERISRED; from the coding sequence ATGCCAACCCAGATTGCCGATGTTGGCGCCGACGCGCTCCTTGAAGCCAAATCGAACCTCGATTCGGACTATGTCCCCAGCGACGACGAAGAGTTTATGAACGAGCGGCAGCAGGATTATTTCCGCGGCCTGCTGCTCGCATGGAAGAAGTCGATCCTTTCCGAATCCGAATCGACGCTCGCCCATCTTCAGGACGGGCCGCTTCGCGAACCCGATCTTGCCGATCGCGCGTCGAGCGAAACGGACTGGGCAATCGAACTTCGGACCCGCGACCGCCAGCGCAAGCTGATCGCGAAGATCGATTCGGCGATCCGCCGCATCGACGAAGGTGAATATGGCTATTGCGCGGTGACCGGCGAGCCGATCTCGCTCGCGCGGCTCCAGGCCCGCCCGATCGCGACGATGACGCTGGAGGCGCAGGAGCGTCACGAGCGCAACGAGCGGATTTCCCGCGAAGACTGA
- a CDS encoding PilZ domain-containing protein — MESRVPTSVDEEVASLSRSADRDSLFMQANVLIPGQQGPVTVRVRNLSPGGMLAEAAVRGLAQGVTLEVELRNVGFVPGRVVWVGEGKFGIAFDHSVDPQAVRRQVVRKMEVPPHISALNGPLYRRR; from the coding sequence ATGGAATCGCGCGTACCGACATCGGTGGATGAAGAAGTGGCGTCGCTGTCGCGCAGCGCCGACCGCGACAGCCTGTTCATGCAAGCCAATGTGCTGATCCCGGGACAGCAGGGTCCCGTGACCGTGCGCGTGCGCAACCTGTCGCCCGGCGGCATGCTTGCGGAAGCCGCGGTGCGCGGGCTGGCGCAGGGCGTAACCTTGGAGGTCGAACTGCGGAACGTGGGCTTCGTGCCGGGGCGTGTCGTCTGGGTCGGCGAGGGGAAATTCGGGATCGCGTTCGACCACTCGGTCGATCCGCAGGCGGTTCGCCGTCAGGTCGTCCGGAAGATGGAAGTGCCGCCGCATATCTCGGCGCTGAATGGACCTCTCTACCGCCGGCGCTGA
- a CDS encoding YdcH family protein, with protein sequence MTTSHLSALKSRHADLDEKIANEERRPCPDTGLVAQMKKQKLRIKEEMAATA encoded by the coding sequence ATGACCACGTCGCACCTTTCCGCCCTGAAGTCCCGTCACGCGGACCTCGACGAGAAAATTGCGAATGAAGAGCGCCGCCCCTGCCCCGATACCGGGTTGGTGGCGCAGATGAAGAAGCAGAAACTGCGTATCAAGGAAGAAATGGCCGCGACCGCCTGA
- a CDS encoding DUF465 domain-containing protein has product MSPEEISQRLELLRLEHRDLDAAIIALGEAGIPDQLQLARMKKRKLRLRDEIAWCEDQIVPDIIA; this is encoded by the coding sequence GTGAGCCCCGAAGAAATCTCCCAACGACTGGAACTGCTTCGCCTCGAGCATCGCGATCTCGACGCGGCGATCATCGCGCTCGGCGAGGCCGGGATTCCCGACCAGTTGCAGCTTGCCCGCATGAAGAAGCGCAAGCTCCGCCTTCGCGACGAGATCGCCTGGTGCGAGGACCAGATCGTTCCGGACATTATCGCCTGA
- a CDS encoding DUF1465 family protein yields the protein MSLPVQRAQVENLYVEAMLLADEAHAAFAAQRDLGSVRSDALLQVSLACESLKTTTRLMHIIAWLLHRRAMIAGDPFAGPDDSAARIGEPVAVDWDICARFEAPLRRIVAASERLFERIATLEAGWEAPRAATPVQALLARLEASL from the coding sequence ATGAGCCTTCCGGTGCAGCGCGCCCAGGTCGAAAATCTGTATGTCGAGGCAATGCTGCTCGCCGACGAGGCGCATGCCGCCTTTGCGGCGCAGCGCGACCTCGGCAGCGTACGCAGCGATGCGCTGCTGCAGGTGAGTCTCGCCTGCGAATCGCTGAAGACGACGACGCGGCTGATGCACATCATCGCGTGGCTGCTCCATCGCAGGGCGATGATCGCCGGCGATCCCTTTGCCGGCCCGGACGACAGCGCAGCGCGTATCGGCGAACCGGTAGCGGTCGACTGGGACATCTGTGCGCGCTTCGAGGCGCCGCTGCGCCGGATCGTCGCCGCGAGCGAGCGGCTTTTCGAACGTATCGCGACGCTGGAAGCCGGTTGGGAAGCGCCGCGCGCCGCAACGCCCGTGCAGGCGCTGCTCGCGCGGCTGGAAGCCAGCCTCTAG
- a CDS encoding DUF2332 domain-containing protein, with translation MSEPYKLVDMAETGAAAVRTAFANQVAYCRANDAPVTARIVAALGTLLDKPATEFARRIADWQGPPLADALPLRAAGGLHALHLSGKSPALAPIYADADDINDATIVAGVVAGHEAALLPWLDGPPQTNEAGRSSNFIAAMLWLTEQGLPPHFDCLEIGSSAGINLMIDRYHYDLGGVQVGPEPGVMAFTPEWRGNHPPQHRIDFTGLKGCDVGPVDLTDPAQALRLKAYIWPEHTVRFERMEAAIAAATVKKPDIVRANAADFVEAALKKPQAKGTTRVLMHSIVWQYVPEDQQIRVTTAMEEAGAEATPDRPLAWIALEANRTVHQHELVVRYWPGGEASRMLGRAHAHGAWVEWMGS, from the coding sequence ATGAGCGAGCCGTATAAGCTGGTCGATATGGCCGAGACCGGTGCGGCTGCGGTCCGCACCGCCTTTGCCAACCAGGTCGCCTATTGCCGCGCCAACGACGCGCCGGTGACCGCGCGGATCGTCGCGGCGCTCGGCACGCTGCTCGACAAGCCCGCGACAGAATTTGCACGGCGCATTGCCGACTGGCAGGGACCGCCGCTCGCCGACGCCTTGCCGCTCCGTGCGGCCGGCGGACTGCATGCGCTGCACCTGTCGGGGAAATCGCCCGCACTCGCCCCGATCTATGCCGACGCCGACGATATCAACGACGCCACGATCGTTGCCGGCGTCGTCGCAGGCCACGAAGCCGCGCTGCTTCCGTGGCTCGACGGGCCGCCACAGACCAACGAAGCGGGCCGTTCGTCGAACTTCATCGCCGCAATGCTATGGCTGACCGAACAAGGCCTGCCACCGCATTTCGACTGTCTCGAGATCGGATCGAGCGCCGGGATCAACCTGATGATCGACCGCTATCATTACGATCTCGGCGGGGTCCAGGTGGGGCCCGAACCCGGCGTGATGGCCTTTACCCCCGAATGGCGCGGCAACCATCCGCCGCAGCACAGGATCGACTTCACCGGCCTCAAGGGCTGCGACGTCGGGCCGGTCGACCTGACCGATCCGGCGCAGGCGCTGCGGCTCAAGGCCTATATCTGGCCCGAACACACCGTCCGCTTCGAACGGATGGAGGCCGCGATCGCAGCCGCGACGGTGAAGAAGCCGGACATCGTTCGCGCCAATGCCGCCGATTTCGTCGAGGCCGCGCTGAAGAAGCCGCAGGCGAAAGGCACCACGCGCGTGCTGATGCACTCGATCGTCTGGCAATATGTACCCGAGGACCAGCAGATACGGGTGACGACCGCGATGGAAGAGGCCGGCGCCGAAGCCACGCCCGACCGGCCCCTCGCGTGGATCGCGCTGGAGGCCAACCGGACGGTGCATCAGCACGAACTGGTTGTCCGCTACTGGCCCGGCGGCGAAGCGTCGCGAATGCTCGGCCGCGCGCACGCGCATGGCGCATGGGTCGAGTGGATGGGAAGCTAG